The nucleotide window GAAGCTTCAGGTAAAGATAGCTCTTGCAAGGATCGCCTGCTGCATCGCCGGTCTTTTCAATGAGCTTGAGCTCTGTGCGTTGGGTCGATACAGCAGCCGTGCGTGTTGTATCACCCAAAAGCCGTGCATAGAGCTCATCATAGTCGTTCGTGTCCAGATCAAGTCCGGCAGCAGGGTTTGAGCCGCCATGACAACTCAGCGCTCCGGTCGAGCCGCCGCAGGTGCTATTGAGTAAGGGGGCAATGCGGCCGCGCCAGGTAGGATCGGTGCCGAGCACATCGAAGTTGTTGGGATCCACTGTGCAGGTCGCATAGTTGATGGGTGCACCAAGTGTGACGTCGGGCGATTCAGGATTAAGCCCTTCAATCCAGCACATAAGTGCGAGCATTTCAGAAATCGAAAGAGGCTGATTCGCTAGAGGCATCCTTGTGCCCGGTACATCAATTATTTTTATCTGACTGGTCGCGCTATCCACTTGTCCGCATGGATCAGGCATCACGCCTCTTAGTCGCGCGACAACATAACTTGAAAGCGGCTCGCCTGGCTCAAACAAAGTCAGCGTCTTGCACTCGGCTACGCTGTGCCCAAAGGTGCCGTTGCGATTAAAATCACCCTGACGAATTGCATCGGATTGCTCCTTTACATCATTAACAAAAAGCAGCGCGATAATTTCATCCTGACGGTCATCTCGCACTTCGCCAAAAATGTGAGTGCCACCATCGAGCGAATAAAAGCGGGTATCAAAGGAGTTAAAGGTAAAGTCGCCGATTTCGTCGTCTTTTAGAATGCGGCGCTGAAACTGAGCGGTAGCAGAGACGCTGTCGCCTTCGAAAACGATGGGTGCACGTAGATAAATATGCAACCCTGGATCTTCGGCATTCGGCAAACGATCCGCATTGCGAAAATCGGTATACTCACCAGGAATGTAATCAATGTACGCGATTTCGCTTGAAGGGGTTGAAAGACCAGCAAACACCAAAAGGTCTCCGCGCTGCTCACAGTAATCGAGCACAGCATCATGACTAAGCGGCCTTACGTTGCACGGCTCAGAGACCCACGAAAGCATATTGGCTTCGGAACTAAGGTCTGGATACTCTTTGCTATAGTGGCAAACGCCTTCGGTTACAGCACAGGTGCGACGAACAACATCGTGCCAGAGCTGTTGTGTGTTTGCAAAGTTTTTCTGGGCTTCCAAATAGGAAGGATCATCGCCCGTGTAGGGCGGGACACTGCCAGGAGCGGCATAAGAAGGACGATTCGGTGTTATGTTTATTTCGCCGGCAAGCACGTTTCCGGAAAAATCCTCACCACAGCCTGATATTAAGCAAACAGGTAGGACTACTACGAAGAAGGCCAAAATAAAAATTTTCATGTCAGCTCAACAAGTCTGAAAAGTTAAAGACATTCTCAGCATCAAACACGCCGGCATGATCGCCGCCCAATGCGTCGATGAGTGTTTTCATAAAGGCGCGGTATGAAACAACTTGGCCTTCGGCTTTGAGGTCTGAGCTGCGTGTATGGCCAAGCTCTTTGCCTCCAAGAGCCAAGGTGTTTGCCCCTTCGGCGATCAAACCACCCATCATCGGCATGGACATCCATCGCGTGGCCAAGTCTCCGCCGTGATCACTGCCACGGGCTGAATTAAAGCGCGAGCCTCGCGCTGTGCGGCCAAACTCACTGCCAAACACGACTAAAGTATGGTCCCAATAGCTGCTGCCATCTTGGCTGCCGTCTGGATAGCTGTATGGCATGGCTTTTAACGCCGCGTAAAGCGCGCTCATGATCCAGTTGGGCTCGTCCATGGCCGTCGGGAAGCTGCTCTCCTCGTTCGAATGATAGTCCCATCCACCCTGACCAAAATACACAGCGGGGCAGCCAAAGTGAAACAGGCGTAGCGCTAAACGCACGGAACGAGCGGCGCGGCTGTTACCAAAAAGCGAAGTTAGTTGGGCTTGGGTGAAACCATCAACAGCTTCGTCGCTGTTATTGTCGATATCAAGAATGGGGCTTTGAAAAATGTCGTTGAAGCGTTCGTTGGCGCTGCGACTTTGGATGTAAGCGTCCACTGGAGTTCGCAAAAACACGTGCTGACGCTCTCTCATGCGTTGATCGGTTGCTTTGGAAAAACTTTTTGCCCATTCAGGAATATTGCCACTTTCAGTTCGAAAGCGATCAAAGTTAGTCCCTTCAATGACTGGAGGCCTGTACCCTGCGAAAACACCCGTTCCGCGAGCCATGCCCGCTTCACCAAGCACAAAAGCCGGCAATCGCACGCTGGTTGTGTTGTTCCCAGTGGCTACCTCATTACGTAAGGCATAGTTAATCATCGAAAAGATACCCGTGCCGGCGCCGTCGTAGCCACCTGTCCCAGCATAGCCGGTGTAAAAGCGCTCTAGCCCCGTTCCGTGGTTTCCGTCGGCACTTCCTGAAAACGGCTCATGATCGACGCAAGGAATAACTGCAATACGCGTTGCAAGTTGATTCATCGGTAACATCCCTGCTGCTTGCTTTTCTTCATCAAGCCATCCGGAGCGGTCCATCACAGCCGAAGCGCCCCACTCTACGCCTTGCGGCAAGCCCGCAGCCGAGCCAAAGGGATTAAACTGGCTGGCAACATTGCCATTGTAAGCCGCAGTGAAACGGAAGCCTGAGTTAAGACGCATGTACAGCAAATGACGAATGCTGCCGCGCACATCACTTTGCTGCTGAGCGAAGGCTTTGGGCAGCCAAAGATGAGGACTGCCGGCGATGGCTGCGGTCGCGCCAAGACTTTGCACAAAACGTCTTCGACTTAATCCGGTTTTCTTTTTTTGCTTGCTTTTAGCCATTCACCTGCCTCAGTAAAACAACATTTCTGCACTTGATAACAGCGCGTAACAAAGCGGGCGCGCAAATTCCTCTGCCGTGCGCGCATCTCGCGCCGCTTGCTCGCCTGCGGCGCGAATCTCCTCGACTTCAACCGCCGTTGCATCTCGCCCAAAGAACACCCTCGCCTGATGTCGTAAGAGTTGCTCGGCGATATCTGCACTGGCAGCCGTGCTGGCTGTCACACCATTGGGCAGCATGGCCCCGATAGCCGCTGCGGCGTCGCTTCCTTCTAACGCTGGATCACATACTTGCGAAGCAAAATTAAGCTGCACGCCGGTTGTAAGCACACTCACAATGCTAAAGCGCGAGGATTCCTCATTGTTGGGACAGCCGCCCAAAGTTCGTACGAGGTCCCGGTATTCGCCGACAATGAGCCCTTCGCTTTCGGTAGAAAGCTGCCAATCGGATTTCTCAAGCAACAAGTATGCGGCAATGCTTCCAGCCTCAAGGAAATCCTCGGGTCGCGTGATGCGATGATCGCAAGCACCAATATTTACCCCAAGGGTGCTGCTCATACTTTTGACCCAACCTTCTGCTTGGACTTGCTTGAGCGGTCCATAGGTCCAGCGATGTTCA belongs to Myxococcales bacterium and includes:
- a CDS encoding DUF1501 domain-containing protein, whose product is MAKSKQKKKTGLSRRRFVQSLGATAAIAGSPHLWLPKAFAQQQSDVRGSIRHLLYMRLNSGFRFTAAYNGNVASQFNPFGSAAGLPQGVEWGASAVMDRSGWLDEEKQAAGMLPMNQLATRIAVIPCVDHEPFSGSADGNHGTGLERFYTGYAGTGGYDGAGTGIFSMINYALRNEVATGNNTTSVRLPAFVLGEAGMARGTGVFAGYRPPVIEGTNFDRFRTESGNIPEWAKSFSKATDQRMRERQHVFLRTPVDAYIQSRSANERFNDIFQSPILDIDNNSDEAVDGFTQAQLTSLFGNSRAARSVRLALRLFHFGCPAVYFGQGGWDYHSNEESSFPTAMDEPNWIMSALYAALKAMPYSYPDGSQDGSSYWDHTLVVFGSEFGRTARGSRFNSARGSDHGGDLATRWMSMPMMGGLIAEGANTLALGGKELGHTRSSDLKAEGQVVSYRAFMKTLIDALGGDHAGVFDAENVFNFSDLLS